ACCAAGTTCGGAAAATTCTGAAATCGAAAAACAATTTATTTCTGATGTGGTTCATGACCATTATCAATTGGTATATGTTGGGTGGAAAAACAGAAGGCGTACTTATGGTTGTGTTTTGCATTTGGATATTAAAGATAATAAAATTTGGATACAACATGATGGAACTGAAATTGGCATAGCAGATGAGTTAGTTAAATTAGGAGTGCCGAAAGAAGATATTGTGTTAGCATTTCATGAACCTTTGGTGAGACAATATACAGGTTTTGCAGTTGGTTAATTGAAATATGAATTTAACAGAATTATGGGAAATAATTACCTATGTCCTACAGTGATTTTACTCTCAGGAAAGTCAAGCAAACCTTTGGGATAAATACCGTTGAAGGTAAAAGATTTCTGCCAGAAATTGAACCAATTGCTGCTAGTGCTACTCTGACAGATTTTTTAGAAGA
The Gloeotrichia echinulata CP02 DNA segment above includes these coding regions:
- a CDS encoding XisI protein, which gives rise to MDKLEQYRGYIQQLLTEYAQPSSENSEIEKQFISDVVHDHYQLVYVGWKNRRRTYGCVLHLDIKDNKIWIQHDGTEIGIADELVKLGVPKEDIVLAFHEPLVRQYTGFAVG